The Streptomyces sp. SS1-1 genome has a segment encoding these proteins:
- a CDS encoding type II toxin-antitoxin system VapB family antitoxin, giving the protein MIFKRIGNGRPYPDHGRESTRQWADVAPRPVRLDQLVTTKGQLDLETLLAEDSTFYGDLFAHVVKWQGDLYLEDGLHRAVRAALQQRQVLHARVLELD; this is encoded by the coding sequence GTGATCTTCAAGCGCATCGGAAACGGCCGGCCGTACCCCGACCACGGCCGGGAAAGCACCCGGCAGTGGGCGGACGTCGCTCCGCGCCCGGTCCGCCTCGATCAGCTCGTGACGACCAAGGGCCAACTCGACCTGGAGACCCTGCTCGCCGAGGACTCCACGTTCTACGGCGACCTCTTCGCGCACGTCGTGAAGTGGCAGGGCGACCTGTATCTCGAGGACGGCCTGCACCGCGCGGTCCGCGCGGCACTCCAGCAGCGCCAGGTGCTGCACGCGAGAGTGCTGGAACTGGACTGA
- a CDS encoding LytR C-terminal domain-containing protein — protein sequence MSMLTPPGMGGQYRIKGDKYPRMRRRRARGRLVLLGAASLAGLGLAGWGTLQLVDVFTGGGGKASAAGARSDCATKATASPSATPEPPKPGAITVNVLNATTRGGLAKKTADELKKRGFKIGDVGNASKEYDKKVKGTGLLLGPASSLNTSLPVLATQLTAAERRTDAARKGTAVDLIIGDEFRELTKKADADKALAAVAEPQPSPASSKKGC from the coding sequence ATGAGCATGCTGACTCCCCCCGGCATGGGTGGCCAGTACCGGATCAAGGGGGACAAGTACCCACGGATGCGGCGACGCCGGGCGCGCGGCAGGCTCGTCCTGCTCGGCGCGGCCTCGCTCGCCGGCCTCGGCCTGGCCGGCTGGGGCACGCTCCAGCTCGTCGACGTCTTCACGGGCGGCGGCGGCAAGGCCTCCGCGGCCGGGGCCAGGAGCGACTGCGCGACGAAGGCGACGGCCTCGCCGTCCGCCACGCCCGAACCGCCGAAGCCTGGGGCCATCACCGTCAACGTCCTCAACGCCACCACCCGCGGGGGGCTGGCGAAGAAGACCGCCGACGAGCTGAAGAAGCGCGGCTTCAAGATCGGTGACGTGGGCAACGCGAGCAAGGAGTACGACAAGAAGGTCAAGGGCACCGGGCTGCTGCTCGGCCCGGCCTCCTCGCTGAACACCTCGCTGCCGGTCCTCGCGACCCAGCTGACCGCCGCCGAGCGCCGCACCGACGCCGCCCGCAAGGGCACCGCCGTCGACCTGATCATCGGCGACGAGTTCAGGGAGCTGACGAAGAAGGCGGACGCCGACAAGGCCCTGGCCGCGGTGGCCGAGCCCCAGCCGTCGCCCGCCTCGTCGAAGAAGGGGTGCTGA
- the upp gene encoding uracil phosphoribosyltransferase — MRLHVVDHPLVAHKLTTLRDRRTDSATFRRLADELVTLLAYEATRDVRTEAVDISTPVTETTGVKLSHPRPLVVPILRAGLGMLDGMVRLLPTAEVGFLGMIRNEETLQASTYASRMPEDLSGRQVYVLDPMLATGGTLVAAIQELIKRGADDVTAVVLLAAPEGVELMERELAGTPVTVVTAAVDDHLNENGYIVPGLGDAGDRLYGAAE, encoded by the coding sequence ATGCGTCTCCACGTCGTCGACCACCCCCTGGTCGCCCACAAGCTCACCACGCTGCGCGACCGGCGCACCGACTCCGCGACCTTCCGGCGGCTCGCCGACGAACTGGTCACCCTGCTCGCCTACGAGGCCACGCGGGACGTGCGGACCGAAGCGGTCGACATCTCGACCCCCGTCACCGAGACCACCGGTGTGAAGCTCTCCCACCCGCGCCCGCTCGTGGTGCCGATCCTGCGGGCCGGACTCGGCATGCTGGACGGCATGGTCCGGCTGCTGCCGACGGCCGAGGTGGGCTTCCTGGGCATGATCCGCAACGAGGAGACGCTTCAGGCGTCCACCTACGCGTCGCGGATGCCCGAGGACCTCTCCGGCCGTCAGGTGTACGTCCTCGACCCGATGCTGGCCACCGGCGGCACCCTGGTCGCCGCGATCCAGGAGCTGATCAAGCGCGGCGCCGACGACGTGACCGCCGTGGTGCTCCTCGCCGCGCCCGAGGGCGTGGAGCTGATGGAGCGCGAGCTGGCGGGCACCCCGGTGACCGTCGTGACGGCCGCCGTGGACGATCACCTCAACGAGAACGGGTACATCGTGCCCGGCCTGGGCGACGCGGGCGACCGCCTGTACGGCGCCGCCGAGTAG
- the tadA gene encoding tRNA adenosine(34) deaminase TadA has product MRLALEEAEEAVRGGDVPVGAVVLSADGTRVLGAGHNEREATGDPTAHAEVLAIRRAAAELGEWRLTGCTLVVTLEPCTMCAGALVQSRVDRVVYGARDDKAGAAGSLWDVVRDRRLNHRPEVIEGVLAEECAHLLTEFFRDR; this is encoded by the coding sequence ATGCGGCTCGCCCTGGAGGAGGCCGAGGAGGCCGTCCGGGGCGGGGACGTCCCCGTCGGCGCCGTCGTGCTGTCCGCCGACGGGACCCGGGTGCTCGGCGCCGGGCACAACGAGCGGGAGGCGACCGGGGATCCGACCGCGCACGCCGAGGTGCTGGCCATCCGCCGGGCCGCCGCCGAGCTCGGCGAGTGGCGGCTGACCGGGTGCACGCTGGTGGTCACCCTGGAGCCGTGCACGATGTGCGCGGGCGCCCTCGTGCAGTCCCGGGTGGACCGGGTCGTCTACGGCGCCCGGGACGACAAGGCCGGCGCGGCGGGCTCCCTGTGGGACGTCGTCCGCGACCGGCGCCTGAACCACCGGCCCGAGGTGATCGAGGGCGTCCTCGCCGAGGAGTGCGCGCACCTGCTCACGGAGTTCTTCCGGGACCGGTGA
- a CDS encoding Dabb family protein, protein MIRHLVLFKLDEGVERDDPRVVEGVEAFRALEGKIEEIRYWELGWNLSDRPIAYDFAINSAFEDADALRTYVDHPEHQAGVALWREFSSWVIADYEF, encoded by the coding sequence ATGATCCGCCACCTCGTCCTGTTCAAGCTCGACGAGGGCGTCGAGCGCGACGACCCCCGGGTGGTGGAGGGCGTCGAGGCCTTCCGCGCGCTGGAGGGCAAGATCGAGGAGATCCGGTACTGGGAGCTGGGCTGGAACCTCAGCGACCGCCCCATCGCCTACGACTTCGCCATCAACTCGGCCTTCGAGGACGCGGACGCCCTGCGCACCTATGTCGACCACCCCGAGCACCAGGCGGGCGTCGCGCTGTGGCGCGAGTTCAGCAGCTGGGTGATCGCCGACTACGAATTCTGA
- a CDS encoding RNA polymerase sigma factor SigF, producing the protein MDHEVELTVPASTAPQAPTQEETPASPPRSRGADTRALTQVLFGELKELQPGTPEHNRVRAALIEANLPLVRYAAARFRSRNEPMEDVIQVGTIGLINAIDRFDPDRGVQFPTFAMPTVVGEIKRYFRDNVRTVHVPRRLHELWVQVNSATEDLTTAFGRTPTTSEIAERLRITEDEVLSCIEAGRSYHATSLEAAQEGDGLPGLLDRLGYEDPALDGVEHRDLVRHLLVQLPEREQRILLLRYYSNLTQSQISAELGVSQMHVSRLLARSFQRLRSANRIDA; encoded by the coding sequence ATGGATCACGAGGTGGAGTTGACCGTGCCGGCCAGTACTGCGCCTCAAGCCCCGACGCAGGAGGAAACACCCGCGTCCCCGCCGCGCAGCCGTGGCGCCGACACCCGGGCACTCACCCAGGTCCTCTTCGGGGAGCTGAAGGAACTCCAGCCGGGCACGCCGGAGCACAACCGCGTGCGCGCGGCGCTCATCGAGGCGAACCTCCCGCTCGTGCGCTATGCGGCCGCCCGCTTCCGCTCCCGCAACGAGCCGATGGAGGACGTGATCCAGGTCGGCACCATCGGCCTCATCAACGCCATCGACCGCTTCGACCCGGACCGGGGCGTGCAGTTCCCGACCTTCGCCATGCCGACGGTGGTCGGCGAGATCAAGCGGTACTTCCGCGACAACGTGCGCACGGTCCACGTGCCGCGCCGGCTGCACGAGCTGTGGGTCCAGGTCAACAGCGCGACCGAGGACCTCACGACCGCCTTCGGGCGCACCCCCACCACCTCCGAGATCGCCGAGCGGCTGCGCATCACCGAGGACGAGGTCCTGTCCTGCATCGAGGCCGGTCGGTCGTACCACGCGACCTCACTGGAGGCCGCCCAGGAGGGCGACGGGCTGCCCGGGCTCCTGGACCGGCTCGGCTACGAGGACCCCGCCCTGGACGGCGTGGAGCACCGGGACCTGGTCCGCCACCTCCTCGTGCAACTGCCCGAGCGGGAACAGAGAATCCTGCTGCTGCGCTACTACAGCAATCTCACCCAGTCGCAGATCAGTGCGGAACTCGGGGTTTCCCAGATGCACGTGTCGAGGCTACTCGCGCGTAGCTTCCAGCGGCTCCGCTCGGCGAATCGCATCGACGCATAA
- a CDS encoding RNA polymerase sigma factor SigF produces the protein MSADQGSSKVLTLMKSESPDAALDVSALEAVPAPALPASDITAVPASADIDTRTLSRSLFLRLAALDENSPERAYVRDTLIELNLPLVRYAAARFRSRNEPMEDIVQVGTIGLIKAIDRFDCERGVEFPTFAMPTVVGEIKRFFRDTSWSVRVPRRLQELRLALTKASDELSQKLDRSPTVAELATVLGVSEEDVVDGLAVGNAYTASSLDSPAPEDDGGEGSLADRLGYEDTALEGVEYRESLKPLLAKLPPRERRIIMLRFFANMTQSQIGEEVGISQMHVSRLLTRTLAQLREGLISD, from the coding sequence ATGTCCGCAGACCAGGGCAGCTCGAAGGTGCTCACGCTCATGAAGAGCGAGTCGCCCGACGCCGCGCTCGACGTTTCGGCTCTCGAGGCCGTTCCGGCCCCGGCTCTTCCGGCATCCGACATCACAGCCGTCCCGGCTTCGGCGGACATCGACACCCGCACCCTGTCCCGCTCCCTGTTCCTGCGGCTCGCCGCGCTGGACGAGAACAGCCCCGAGCGCGCGTACGTCCGGGACACCCTGATCGAGCTCAATCTCCCGCTCGTGCGCTACGCGGCGGCCCGCTTCCGCTCGCGCAACGAGCCGATGGAGGACATCGTCCAGGTCGGCACCATCGGCCTGATCAAGGCGATCGACCGCTTCGACTGCGAGCGGGGCGTGGAGTTCCCGACCTTCGCGATGCCGACGGTCGTGGGCGAGATCAAGCGGTTCTTCCGCGACACGTCCTGGTCGGTGCGTGTCCCGCGCCGCCTCCAGGAGCTGCGCCTGGCGCTGACCAAGGCCAGCGACGAGCTGTCCCAGAAGCTGGACCGCTCGCCGACCGTCGCCGAACTCGCCACCGTGCTGGGCGTGTCCGAGGAGGACGTCGTCGACGGCCTCGCGGTGGGCAACGCCTACACCGCCTCCTCGCTGGACTCTCCGGCCCCGGAGGACGACGGCGGCGAGGGCTCGCTGGCCGACCGCCTCGGCTACGAGGACACGGCGCTGGAGGGCGTCGAGTACCGGGAGTCGCTGAAGCCGCTGCTGGCCAAGCTGCCGCCCCGTGAGCGCCGCATCATCATGCTGCGCTTCTTCGCCAACATGACCCAGTCGCAGATCGGCGAGGAGGTCGGCATCTCCCAGATGCACGTCTCCCGGCTGCTGACCCGGACCCTGGCCCAGCTGCGCGAGGGCCTGATCTCCGACTGA
- a CDS encoding MarR family winged helix-turn-helix transcriptional regulator, producing the protein MAETAQYEELVRQFSAFGAVKREMGRTLPSDCPSGSAAVLTLLVRHGEMRMSKLAELLAVDMSVTSRHVAHVAERGWIERSPDPADKRSRIVRLTPSGEERVREMSHRTTRLLEERLSDWSDDDVAALIRLMARLRASFDDCRTPAITQ; encoded by the coding sequence ATGGCCGAAACGGCACAGTACGAGGAGCTGGTCCGCCAGTTCAGTGCCTTCGGCGCCGTGAAGCGGGAGATGGGACGCACCCTGCCGTCCGACTGCCCCTCCGGTTCCGCCGCCGTCCTCACGTTGCTGGTCCGCCACGGAGAGATGCGCATGAGCAAGCTCGCCGAGCTGCTCGCCGTGGACATGTCGGTCACGAGCCGGCATGTCGCCCACGTGGCCGAGCGCGGCTGGATCGAGCGCTCCCCCGACCCCGCGGACAAGCGAAGCCGCATCGTGCGTCTCACCCCGAGCGGCGAGGAACGGGTGCGGGAGATGTCCCACCGGACCACGCGGCTGCTCGAGGAGCGCCTGAGCGACTGGTCCGACGACGACGTCGCCGCGCTCATCCGGCTCATGGCCCGGCTGCGGGCCAGCTTCGACGACTGCCGTACACCCGCGATCACCCAGTAG
- a CDS encoding MFS transporter, which yields MATTTPAGVRAHARHSGAPDGAPMSHRQIMEALTGLLLGMFVAILSSTIVSNALPDIIKDLGGGQSAYTWVVTASLLAMTASTPLWGKLADLFSKKLLIQLALVVFVAGSALAGLSQNPGMLITFRVVQGIGMGGLSSLAQIILAAMISPRERGRYNGYLGATFATAMVGGPLIGGVITDTDWLGWRWCFYVGVPFAVVALIVLQRTLHLPVVKRKVKVDWAGAFFITAAVCLLLVWVTFAGDKYDWLSWQTGAMTGGALALLLIFVFVESRASEPIVPLRLFRNRTITLASLASLFVGIAMFAGTIFFSQYFQLARGESPTMSGVLTIPMILGLFVSSTVSGQVITRTGRWKAWLLGGGVLVTAGLGLLGTIRYDTAYWHVAIFMALLGLGVGMMMQNLVLATQNQVDPSDLGAASSVVNFFRSLGGAMGVSALGAVLSHRITHYVQDGLAELGVRGSSSGHGEIPDLDSLPAPVRTVVEGAYGHGVADVFLYAAPIALLALLFAVFIKEVPLKTKGALAQAAEDENPAPAETPAVAAAEAAEAAPERSESAVASAETAPGTAQALAAVATVADAEATGGAASRGVPVRGFVRGAESAPVPQAAVTLISLAGRQLGRSVAQADGAYAVDAPGAGSYVLIASADGFQPQASTIVVDGDEPVAYDILLSGTSGLSGVVRAAQGAEPVAGAMVIVTDVRGDLLATAATGEQGEFSLAELVPGAVTVAVNADGYRPRALPVEVAGTGVTRIEVELEAGAQVQGVVRAPHGPLADARVTLVDAAGNVVGTATTGTDGAYAFTDLDGGEYTVIATGYPPVATALTVTGRGTDGHDIELAHPGE from the coding sequence ATGGCAACGACCACACCAGCCGGTGTGCGGGCCCACGCCAGGCATTCGGGAGCCCCCGACGGCGCTCCGATGTCCCACCGGCAGATCATGGAGGCCCTGACCGGGCTGCTGCTCGGCATGTTCGTCGCGATCCTGTCGTCGACGATCGTCTCCAATGCCCTGCCCGACATCATCAAGGACCTCGGCGGCGGTCAGAGCGCCTACACCTGGGTGGTGACCGCGTCGCTGCTGGCGATGACCGCGTCCACACCGCTGTGGGGCAAGCTCGCCGACCTCTTCTCCAAGAAGCTGCTGATACAGCTGGCCCTCGTGGTCTTCGTGGCCGGCTCCGCGCTGGCCGGTCTGTCGCAGAACCCGGGCATGCTGATCACCTTCCGCGTGGTCCAGGGCATCGGCATGGGCGGTCTGTCCTCGCTGGCCCAGATCATCCTCGCGGCGATGATCTCGCCGCGTGAGCGCGGCCGGTACAACGGCTACCTCGGCGCCACGTTCGCCACCGCCATGGTCGGCGGCCCGCTGATCGGCGGCGTCATCACCGACACCGACTGGCTCGGCTGGCGCTGGTGCTTCTACGTCGGCGTGCCGTTCGCCGTCGTCGCCCTGATCGTGCTGCAGCGCACGCTGCACCTGCCCGTCGTGAAGCGGAAGGTCAAGGTCGACTGGGCCGGCGCCTTCTTCATCACCGCCGCGGTCTGCCTGCTGCTCGTCTGGGTGACCTTCGCCGGTGACAAGTACGACTGGCTGTCCTGGCAGACCGGCGCGATGACCGGCGGCGCGCTCGCGCTGCTGCTGATCTTCGTGTTCGTCGAGTCCAGGGCGAGCGAGCCGATCGTCCCGCTGCGGCTGTTCCGCAACCGCACCATCACCCTCGCGTCGCTGGCCTCGCTGTTCGTCGGCATCGCGATGTTCGCGGGCACGATCTTCTTCAGCCAGTACTTCCAGCTGGCCCGGGGCGAGTCGCCGACCATGTCCGGCGTCCTGACCATCCCGATGATCCTCGGTCTGTTCGTCTCCTCGACGGTCTCCGGCCAGGTCATCACCCGCACCGGCCGCTGGAAGGCCTGGCTGCTGGGTGGCGGTGTGCTGGTCACGGCGGGCCTCGGCCTGCTCGGCACCATCCGCTACGACACGGCGTACTGGCACGTCGCGATCTTCATGGCGCTGCTCGGTCTCGGCGTCGGCATGATGATGCAGAACCTGGTCCTCGCCACGCAGAACCAGGTCGACCCGAGCGACCTGGGCGCCGCGAGCTCCGTCGTGAACTTCTTCCGGTCCCTCGGCGGTGCCATGGGCGTCTCGGCGCTCGGCGCGGTCCTCAGCCACCGGATCACCCACTACGTCCAGGACGGCCTGGCCGAGCTCGGCGTGCGGGGCTCCTCCTCCGGTCACGGTGAGATCCCCGACCTGGACTCCCTGCCCGCGCCGGTCCGCACGGTCGTCGAGGGCGCGTACGGCCACGGGGTCGCCGACGTCTTCCTGTACGCGGCGCCGATCGCCCTGCTCGCCCTCCTGTTCGCCGTGTTCATCAAGGAGGTCCCCCTGAAGACCAAGGGAGCCCTGGCCCAGGCCGCCGAGGACGAGAACCCGGCCCCGGCCGAGACCCCGGCCGTCGCCGCCGCCGAGGCCGCCGAGGCCGCCCCGGAGCGGTCCGAGAGCGCGGTCGCGTCGGCCGAGACCGCCCCCGGCACCGCCCAGGCCCTCGCGGCCGTGGCCACCGTGGCCGACGCCGAGGCCACCGGGGGCGCCGCCTCCCGTGGGGTCCCGGTGCGCGGCTTCGTCCGGGGTGCAGAGAGCGCGCCGGTCCCGCAGGCCGCCGTCACGCTGATCTCGCTGGCCGGACGACAGCTGGGCCGCTCGGTCGCGCAGGCCGACGGCGCCTACGCGGTGGACGCGCCGGGCGCGGGCTCGTACGTCCTGATCGCCTCCGCCGACGGCTTCCAGCCGCAGGCCTCCACGATCGTCGTCGACGGCGACGAGCCGGTGGCCTACGACATCCTGCTCAGCGGCACCAGCGGCCTGAGCGGTGTCGTGCGCGCCGCGCAGGGCGCCGAGCCGGTCGCCGGCGCCATGGTCATCGTGACCGATGTGCGCGGGGACCTGCTGGCCACCGCCGCCACCGGTGAGCAGGGCGAGTTCAGCCTCGCCGAGCTGGTGCCCGGCGCCGTGACCGTCGCGGTCAACGCCGACGGCTACCGGCCGCGCGCCCTGCCCGTCGAGGTCGCCGGCACCGGGGTCACCCGGATCGAGGTCGAGCTGGAGGCCGGCGCCCAGGTCCAGGGCGTCGTCCGGGCGCCGCACGGCCCGCTGGCCGACGCCCGCGTGACGCTGGTCGACGCGGCCGGCAACGTCGTCGGCACGGCGACCACCGGGACGGACGGGGCGTACGCCTTCACCGACCTGGACGGCGGCGAGTACACGGTCATCGCGACGGGCTACCCGCCGGTCGCGACGGCGCTGACGGTCACCGGCCGCGGCACCGACGGCCACGACATCGAACTCGCCCACCCCGGCGAGTGA
- a CDS encoding YceI family protein yields the protein MGLTARVRTRDGWAVPHAVVTVTDMTGAQVLRLEADPEGAVRDANPLPPGAYTVIVTAVGYAPAAASALVTASGRAEVGTVTLARQGGTELPTPGPWTVDPAHSTVAAVAQHLGISSVHGRFTRFSAAVEIAPDDVTKSRVEAVIEAASIDTGNAMRDGHLRSPDFLDVERHPEIVYRSTGVTAAGGTDRWTVHGELGMRGVVRPVDLDLAYLGTGADPWGGTRAAFRATAELRRDDFAMNYNQVVQAGIAAIGTTLKVELDIQAVQGGTLPEA from the coding sequence ATGGGACTGACCGCGAGGGTCCGCACGCGGGACGGATGGGCCGTGCCGCACGCGGTCGTCACGGTGACGGACATGACCGGGGCGCAGGTGCTGCGGCTGGAGGCCGACCCGGAGGGCGCGGTCCGCGACGCGAACCCGCTGCCGCCGGGGGCGTACACCGTGATCGTCACCGCCGTCGGCTACGCGCCGGCCGCCGCGAGCGCGCTGGTGACCGCGAGCGGGCGGGCCGAGGTCGGCACGGTCACGCTGGCCCGCCAGGGCGGCACGGAACTGCCGACGCCCGGCCCGTGGACCGTCGACCCGGCGCACTCCACGGTCGCCGCGGTCGCCCAGCACCTGGGGATCTCCAGCGTGCACGGCCGGTTCACGCGGTTCTCCGCCGCCGTCGAGATCGCGCCGGACGACGTCACCAAGTCCCGGGTGGAGGCGGTGATCGAGGCCGCGTCCATCGACACCGGCAACGCCATGCGCGACGGGCACCTGCGGTCGCCGGACTTCCTGGACGTGGAGCGGCACCCGGAGATCGTCTACCGCTCGACGGGCGTCACGGCGGCCGGCGGCACCGACCGCTGGACCGTGCACGGCGAGCTGGGGATGCGGGGGGTCGTCCGTCCCGTGGACCTGGACCTCGCCTACCTCGGCACCGGCGCCGACCCGTGGGGCGGCACCCGCGCCGCGTTCCGGGCGACGGCCGAACTGCGCCGGGACGACTTCGCCATGAACTACAACCAGGTCGTCCAGGCGGGCATCGCCGCGATCGGTACGACGCTGAAGGTGGAGCTCGACATCCAGGCCGTGCAGGGCGGGACACTCCCGGAAGCCTGA
- a CDS encoding PPOX class F420-dependent oxidoreductase, which yields MAPNIATNTRVSLEELLDFVRPRHRALLLTRRSDGGPQASPLTCGVDDSGRIVVSTYPERAKTRNAKRDPRVSVVVLSDDWNGPWVQIDGTAEVVDAPDSVEPLVEYYRNIAGEHPDWDEYRAAMVKQGKSIIRVTPERWGPVATGGFPARLVEGD from the coding sequence ATGGCACCGAACATCGCGACCAACACCCGCGTCTCGCTCGAAGAGCTGCTCGATTTCGTACGGCCCCGGCACCGGGCCCTGCTGCTGACCCGCCGGTCCGACGGCGGCCCGCAGGCCAGTCCGCTGACCTGCGGGGTCGACGACTCGGGCCGGATCGTGGTCTCCACGTACCCGGAGCGGGCCAAGACGCGCAACGCCAAGCGGGACCCGCGGGTGAGTGTGGTCGTGCTCAGCGACGACTGGAACGGGCCCTGGGTGCAGATCGACGGGACCGCGGAGGTCGTGGACGCGCCGGACTCCGTGGAACCGCTCGTCGAGTACTACCGGAACATCGCCGGGGAGCACCCGGACTGGGACGAGTACCGGGCGGCGATGGTGAAGCAGGGCAAGTCGATCATCCGGGTCACTCCCGAGCGCTGGGGCCCGGTGGCGACGGGCGGCTTCCCGGCGCGGCTCGTCGAGGGCGACTGA
- a CDS encoding TetR/AcrR family transcriptional regulator: protein MARAARQSPRTSVWLEDKPRRGGRGGGGQPSGLDRDRITEATVRLLDAEGLAKFSMRRLAAELNVTAMPVYWYVDTKDDLLELALDAALGELGLPDDVTGTDGGEDWRDELRALARAYRGLLVRHPWLSPLIGTYVNIGPNSLAFSRRIRRIVRRTGLPPHGLVAAISAVFQFVYGFGTVEGHFIARSAAFGMSPDAYFRHAMSSVTGSAEAADVVQDSAELMEARGGDTVEEMWERDFGFALDLLVAGIEAMADRARPAPS from the coding sequence ATGGCCAGGGCAGCCCGGCAGTCCCCGCGGACCAGTGTCTGGCTGGAGGACAAGCCCCGCCGGGGCGGCCGTGGCGGCGGGGGCCAGCCCTCCGGCCTCGACCGGGACCGGATCACCGAGGCGACCGTACGGCTGCTGGACGCCGAGGGGCTGGCCAAGTTCTCGATGCGCCGGCTCGCGGCCGAGCTGAACGTCACCGCGATGCCCGTGTACTGGTACGTCGACACCAAGGACGACCTGCTCGAACTCGCCCTGGACGCCGCCCTCGGCGAACTCGGCCTGCCGGACGACGTGACGGGAACCGACGGCGGCGAGGACTGGCGCGACGAGCTGCGCGCGCTGGCCCGCGCCTACCGGGGGCTGCTGGTGCGCCACCCGTGGCTGTCCCCGCTGATCGGCACCTACGTCAACATCGGCCCCAACAGCCTCGCGTTCTCCCGGCGGATCCGGCGCATCGTCCGCCGCACCGGCCTGCCCCCGCACGGCCTGGTGGCGGCGATCTCCGCCGTCTTCCAGTTCGTGTACGGCTTCGGCACGGTCGAGGGGCACTTCATCGCCCGCAGCGCGGCGTTCGGCATGAGCCCGGACGCCTACTTCCGGCACGCGATGAGCTCGGTGACCGGCTCCGCCGAGGCCGCCGACGTCGTCCAGGACTCCGCCGAACTCATGGAGGCCCGGGGCGGCGACACGGTCGAGGAGATGTGGGAGCGGGACTTCGGCTTCGCCCTCGACCTGCTGGTGGCCGGCATCGAGGCGATGGCCGACAGGGCCCGCCCGGCACCCTCGTAG
- a CDS encoding SDR family oxidoreductase → MHVFITGGTGTIGSAVVTELLAHGHTVLALARSDASERTLRDAGADVLRGEIADLDVLRSGAAAGDGVVNLAFGRDYGTPEALAHSIREESAALTTLAEELTGTDRPLVVVSGTPWIPGRAATEADPVSTDGPVGERGRKVTELLGSADRGLRSMAVRMPRTVHADGQGGFAGLLTEAARRTGVAGYPGDGTQRWPAVHAADAAALFRLVLESAPAGTAWHAVADEGDAVRDIAEVVGRRLGLPVKSVPEETFGPFGPIFAADQPASSAHTRDVLGWRPKHPSLLEDLENIRP, encoded by the coding sequence ATGCACGTGTTCATCACGGGCGGCACCGGCACCATCGGCTCCGCCGTCGTCACCGAACTGCTCGCCCACGGCCACACCGTCCTCGCCCTGGCCCGCTCGGACGCCTCCGAACGGACCCTCCGGGACGCCGGCGCCGACGTGCTGCGCGGGGAGATCGCGGACCTCGACGTCCTGCGCTCCGGCGCCGCGGCCGGCGACGGGGTCGTCAACCTGGCCTTCGGACGCGACTACGGCACCCCGGAGGCCCTCGCGCACTCCATCCGCGAGGAGAGCGCCGCGCTGACCACGCTGGCGGAGGAGCTCACGGGGACCGACCGCCCGCTCGTCGTCGTCTCGGGGACCCCGTGGATCCCGGGACGCGCCGCCACCGAGGCCGACCCGGTGTCCACCGACGGCCCGGTCGGCGAGCGGGGCCGCAAGGTCACGGAACTTCTGGGCTCGGCCGACCGGGGGCTGCGGAGCATGGCCGTCCGGATGCCGCGCACGGTCCACGCCGACGGGCAGGGCGGGTTCGCCGGCCTGCTGACCGAGGCCGCGCGCCGCACCGGCGTCGCCGGCTACCCGGGCGACGGCACCCAGCGCTGGCCGGCCGTGCACGCGGCGGACGCGGCCGCGCTGTTCCGCCTGGTCCTCGAATCGGCGCCGGCCGGGACCGCCTGGCACGCCGTGGCCGACGAGGGGGACGCCGTACGGGACATCGCCGAGGTCGTCGGACGGCGGCTCGGCCTGCCCGTGAAGTCGGTGCCGGAGGAGACCTTCGGCCCGTTCGGCCCGATCTTCGCCGCCGACCAGCCCGCGTCCAGCGCCCACACCCGCGACGTCCTCGGCTGGCGGCCGAAGCACCCGAGCCTCCTGGAGGACCTGGAGAACATCCGGCCCTGA